A window from Primulina huaijiensis isolate GDHJ02 chromosome 11, ASM1229523v2, whole genome shotgun sequence encodes these proteins:
- the LOC140987985 gene encoding ras-related protein RABB1c, with product MSYAYLFKYIIIGDTGVGKSCLLLQFTDKRFQPVHDLTIGVEFGARMITIDSKPIKLQIWDTAGQESFRSITRSYYRGAAGALLVYDITRRETFNHLASWLEDARQHANPNMTVILIGSKCDLAHRRAVSTEEGEQFAKEHGLLFMEASAKTAQNVEEAFIKTAATIYKKIQDGVFDVSNESFGIKVGYGGIPGPSGGRDGSSSQAGGCCG from the exons ATGTCTTACGCATATCTTTTCAAGTATATAATTATCGGCGATACGG GAGTGGGAAAATCATGTCTTCTTCTTCAATTTACCGACAAGCGGTTCCAGCCGGTGCATGACTTAACTATTGGAGTTGAGTTTGGAGCGAGGATGATTACTATTGACTCTAAGCCCATCAAGCTTCAAATATGGGACACG GCTGGACAGGAGTCCTTTAGATCCATCACAAGGTCCTACTACAGAGGAGCTGCTGGTGCTCTATTGGTGTATGATATCACCAG GAGGGAAACATTTAATCACTTGGCTAGCTGGCTAGAAGATGCAAGACAGCATGCAAATCCTAACATGACAGTAATTTTGATAGGAAGCAAGTGTGATCTTGCTCACAGAAGGGCAGTTAGCACTGAAGAAGGAGAACAGTTTGCAAAAGAACATGGATTGCTTTTCATGGAAGCATCTGCAAAAACTGCTCAAAACGTTGAGGAG GCGTTTATAAAAACAGCTGCAACAATATATAAGAAAATCCAAGATGGGGTTTTTGACGTGTCAAACGAG TCTTTTGGAATAAAAGTTGGTTATGGTGGAATACCTGGCCCATCTGGTGGGAGGGATGGTTCTTCATCTCAAGCTGGAGGTTGCTGCGGCTGA
- the LOC140987974 gene encoding E3 ubiquitin-protein ligase RGLG2-like, with product MGAKPSSNGSTRRHDSFSRGSRSSSSPRHAHAESCFSEYDRATEFQKKYRRIHDHYNSLEQVTQALVDSGLESSNLIVAIDFTKSNEWTGKKSFNGKSLHHLGDDLNPYEHAISIIGRTLSTFDEDNLIPCFGFGDVTTHDRDVFSFYPNHRPCYGFEEALNRYRELVGDIKLAGPTSFGPIIETAIGIVDGSGGQYHVLLIIADGQVTRSVDTGVGQFSPQESSTTDAIVKASMYPLSIIVVGVGDGPWDTMKEFDDNIPARAFDNIQFVNFTAIMSKNIPLAQREAEFALWALMEIPSQYKATLELQLLGKRRGNITKDPLPPPSTSYRQRYAPLYPPTTSSSSRTASTAYCPPSPSTMNCPVCYGNKWDVALGCGHTVCYECSTDLHWCPVCSMEITNRIKLSSS from the exons ATGGGTGCAAAACCATCCAGCAATGGCAGCACAAGACGCCATGATTCGTTCAGCCGTGGATCTCGTTCGAGCTCTTCTCCCCGTCATGCTCATGCAGAAAGCTGCTTTTCTGAATATGACAGAGCAACCGAGTTTCAAAAAAAGTATCGGAGAATTCACGACCACTATAATTCTCTCGAACAG GTGACAcaagctcttgttgattccggTCTCGAATCCTCTAATCTCATCGTCGCCATTGACTTCACGAAAAGCAATGAATGGACGGGGAAGAAGTCTTTCAACGGGAAGAGTCTGCATCACCTTGGGGATGACTTAAATCCATACGAGCATGCCATCTCCATTATTGGAAGGACTCTTTCGACTTTTGATGAGGATAATCTCATTCCTTGTTTCGGATTTGGTGACG TAACTACCCACGATCGAGATGTGTTCAGCTTTTATCCAAACCATCGGCCCTGCTATGGATTCGAGGAGGCGTTGAATCGATACAGAGAGCTTGTAGGAGACATTAAGTTAGCAG GACCGACGTCATTTGGCCCGATAATCGAAACCGCAATCGGAATAGTTGATGGCAGTGGTGGTCAGTATCATGTACTTTTGATCATAGCTGACGGGCAGGTGACACGAAGTGTTGACACCGGAGTCGGGCAGTTTAGTCCTCAAGAGAGCAGCACAACCGATGCGATTGTGAAAGCAAG CATGTACCCGTTGTCGATAATCGTTGTTGGAGTTGGAGACGGGCCATGGGACACAATGAAAGAGTTCGACGACAACATTCCAGCCAGAGCTTTTGATAATATTCAG TTCGTTAATTTTACAGCAATCATGTCGAAAAACATCCCATTAGCTCAGCGGGAAGCAGAGTTTGCCCTGTGGGCATTAATGGAAATCCCCTCACAATACAAGGCAACACTGGAGCTTCAATTATTGGG CAAGAGGAGAGGTAATATCACAAAAGATCCATTGCCCCCTCCATCAACAAGCTACAGGCAACGGTATGCTCCCCTGTATCCCCCCACGACAAGCAGCTCCTCTCGAACAGCTTCCACAGCTTACTGTCCCCCGTCCCCCAGTACCATG AACTGCCCGGTTTGCTACGGGAACAAATGGGATGTCGCTCTCGGATGTGGACATACG GTATGCTATGAGTGTAGCACTGATCTTCACTGGTGCCCCGTTTGCTCGATGGAGATAACCAATAGAATCAAACTCTCATCCAGCTGA
- the LOC140987971 gene encoding serine/threonine-protein kinase D6PKL2-like: protein MASNYGAISADSTGLTAPVTVQADESTTSPNDLNESLEDLSYGNIDSNISSIGSDLETNEIGSSIDQEKKNGLGSVKNSSVSAKVSDGANNVSKTSGKISDNADLVESGKSSVCRESTSSNVSNESTCSSFSCSISKPHKANDIHWAAIQATRARDGILGLSQFRLLKRLGCGDIGSVYLAELSGTKCYFAMKVMDKTSLASRKKLLRAQTEREILQSLDHPFLPTLYNHFETDKFSCLVMEFCPGGDLHTLRQRQPGKYFSEQAVKFYVAEILLALEYLHMLGIIYRDLKPENVLVRDDGHIMLSDFDLSLRCVVSPTLVKTSSFDSDPQHKSAVYCVQPACIEPSCIQPSCVVPTTCFGPRLFSSKSKKDRKPKNEVGNQVSPLPELMAEPTNARSMSFVGTHEYLAPEIIKGEGHGSAVDWWTFGIFIYELLFGKTPFKGSGNRATLFNVVGQPLRFPESPVVSFAARDLIRGLLVKEPQHRLAYKRGATEIKQHPFFEGVNWALIRCATPPEIPKPVDFERLPVPAACAKGKGDASAAVKDQKGDKYLEFDFF from the exons ATGGCCTCAAACTATGGAGCTATATCAGCAGATTCTACTGGATTAACTGCGCCGGTGACTGTACAAGCCGATGAATCAACAACATCGCCGAATGATCTCAATGAATCCTTAGAAGATCTGTCATATGGTAACATAGATTCGAACATTTCTTCCATTGGATCAGATCTTGAAACAAATGAGATTGGAAGTTCTATTGACCAAGAAAAGAAAAACGGGCTAGGAAGTGTAAAGAACAGTTCAGTTTCTGCAAAAGTTAGTGATGGAGCAAACAATGTTTCTAAAACCAGTGGCAAAATAAGCGATAATGCCGATCTTGTTGAGAGTGGGAAGAGTAGCGTGTGTCGAGAAAGCACAAGTAGTAACGTGAGCAATGAAAGCACGTGTAGCAGTTTTAGTTGCAGTATAAGTAAGCCCCATAAAGCAAACGATATACACTGGGCTGCCATCCAAGCTACCAGAGCAAGAGATGGTATATTGGGGTTGAGCCAATTCAGGCTGTTGAAAAGATTAGGTTGTGGAGATATTGGGAGCGTTTACCTGGCTGAGTTGAGTGGAACAAAATGTTACTTTGCCATGAAAGTAATGGATAAAACGTCCCTAGCCAGCAGAAAGAAGCTCCTTCGTGCTCAAACTGAGAGAGAGATACTGCAATCCCTGGATCATCCCTTTCTTCCGACTCTTTACAACCATTTTGAGACTGACAAGTTTTCTTGTCTGGTGATGGAATTCTGCCCTGGAGGAGACCTACACACTCTTCGACAGAGACAACCTGGGAAATATTTCTCCGAGCAGGCTGTGAA ATTTTACGTCGCCGAAATCTTGCTGGCTCTGGAATATCTACACATGCTTGGGATCATCTACCGTGACCTTAAGCCAGAAAATGTCCTTGTTAGGGATGATGGTCATATAATGCTCTCAGACTTCGATCTTTCACTTCGTTGCGTTGTTAGTCCAACTTTGGTCAAAACCTCATCCTTCGATTCAGATCCTCAGCATAAAAGTGCTGTGTACTGTGTCCAGCCAGCATGCATTGAACCATCCTGCATCCAGCCATCATGTGTTGTCCCAACGACGTGCTTCGGTCCTCGTCTCTTTTCTAGCAAATCCAAGAAAGATAGGAAGCCCAAGAATGAAGTTGGAAACCAAGTTAGCCCATTGCCGGAGCTGATGGCGGAGCCAACTAATGCTAGATCTATGTCATTTGTTGGAACTCATGAATATCTGGCACCTGAGATCATCAAAGGTGAAGGCCATGGTAGTGCTGTGGATTGGTGGACCTTTGGGATCTTTATTTACGAGCTTTTGTTCGGTAAAACCCCATTCAAAGGATCTGGCAATCGAGCAACATTATTCAATGTTGTTGGACAACCTCTTCGATTCCCGGAATCTCCCGTCGTCAGTTTTGCTGCGAGGGACCTGATTAGGGGCTTGCTCGTGAAAGAGCCTCAGCATCGGTTGGCTTATAAACGAGGTGCAACAGAGATAAAACAGCACCCTTTCTTTGAAGGAGTTAACTGGGCTTTGATACGCTGCGCTACCCCTCCGGAGATACCAAAGCCTGTTGACTTCGAGCGACTACCTGTTCCAGCAGCATGCGCCAAGGGAAAAGGTGATGCTTCTGCTGCTGTTAAGGACCAGAAGGGTGATAAATATCTggaatttgatttcttttaG